The Agromyces atrinae genome window below encodes:
- a CDS encoding glycoside hydrolase family 3 N-terminal domain-containing protein: protein MVRRAGAMAVLAASLVVLCGCSPSSTRPTPTSEATPDAVPTATAIDPVRLAVDERLEAMTLEQKIRSMLMLHYPGTDPAPVREFADHVQPGGLILMGDNIGSSEEEVRAFTSALSSDEIFPLLLGIDEEGGDVTRLPWDELPAGSTLADSAPELTTEAFTARSELLESAGLSVNFGIVADVTADPSSFIYYRVLGHDPASAADRVTRAVQAESGHVYSTLKHFPGHGGAPGDSHSSIPVAGASLDEWRATDAVPFAAGIAAGAPLVMTAHVAYPAVDSAPASLSAAWHNILRDELEFTGVTITDDMLMLQRNGLAEFADPVENAIRAIAAGNDMLVYVLPADPGDVDIDLDALVSSVAAAIDSGRISEDAIDASVDRLLCLRFALGG, encoded by the coding sequence ATGGTTCGCCGAGCGGGTGCGATGGCCGTGCTCGCGGCCTCTCTCGTCGTGCTGTGCGGCTGCTCGCCGTCGTCGACGCGGCCGACACCGACCTCCGAAGCCACCCCCGATGCGGTGCCGACGGCGACCGCGATCGACCCCGTGCGCCTCGCCGTCGATGAGCGACTCGAAGCGATGACGCTCGAGCAGAAGATCCGCTCGATGCTCATGCTGCACTACCCCGGAACCGACCCGGCGCCCGTCCGCGAGTTCGCCGATCACGTGCAGCCGGGCGGTCTCATCCTCATGGGCGACAACATCGGATCCTCCGAGGAGGAGGTGCGCGCGTTCACCTCGGCGCTCAGTTCCGACGAGATCTTCCCGCTGCTCCTCGGCATCGACGAGGAGGGCGGCGACGTCACGCGACTCCCGTGGGACGAGCTCCCGGCCGGCAGCACACTCGCCGACTCGGCGCCCGAGCTGACGACGGAGGCGTTCACCGCACGCTCGGAGCTCCTCGAGAGCGCGGGGCTCTCCGTCAACTTCGGCATCGTCGCCGACGTCACGGCCGACCCCTCTTCCTTCATCTACTACCGCGTGCTCGGTCACGACCCCGCCTCCGCCGCCGATCGCGTCACGCGCGCGGTGCAGGCCGAGTCGGGCCATGTGTACAGCACCCTCAAGCACTTCCCCGGCCACGGCGGGGCACCGGGCGACTCGCACTCGTCGATCCCGGTGGCCGGCGCGTCACTCGACGAGTGGCGTGCGACCGACGCCGTGCCGTTCGCTGCGGGCATCGCGGCGGGCGCGCCTCTCGTCATGACCGCTCACGTCGCCTATCCCGCGGTCGACTCCGCGCCGGCATCGCTCTCGGCGGCCTGGCACAACATCCTGCGCGACGAACTCGAGTTCACGGGCGTCACGATCACCGACGACATGCTCATGCTTCAGCGCAACGGCCTCGCCGAGTTCGCCGATCCCGTCGAGAACGCCATCCGTGCCATCGCCGCGGGCAACGACATGCTCGTCTACGTCCTCCCCGCCGACCCCGGAGACGTCGACATCGATCTCGATGCGCTCGTGTCATCCGTCGCCGCCGCGATCGACTCGGGCCGGATCTCCGAGGACGCGATCGATGCGTCCGTCGACCGCCTGCTCTGCCTGCGTTTCGCGCTCGGCGGCTAG
- a CDS encoding oxygenase MpaB family protein produces MPRSDVGARAEASPLGREVLLLLGGARAILLQIADPAIGHGVAAHSDFVGRPMDRLRATLEFVYVVINGTPEQAARVARRVNRAHGPVRRTEGEPTYSAFDPALQLWVAATIYDTAVTVTETVFGRLADSDADALYRDYALLGSALQMPDDLWPADRAAFAEYWHERLAELRVDDTVRGVARSLLVEARLPLALRPLRPLLRIMTTGLLPPSVRPLFGLRWTARADAVFTAWIRVIRFVYPLLPAFVREAPLRAALRRAGSESRA; encoded by the coding sequence ATGCCGCGCTCCGACGTCGGCGCTCGCGCCGAAGCCTCTCCCCTCGGCCGTGAAGTACTGCTCCTCCTCGGAGGCGCCCGAGCCATCCTGCTCCAGATCGCCGACCCCGCGATCGGTCACGGTGTCGCAGCGCACAGCGACTTCGTGGGTCGGCCGATGGATCGTCTGCGCGCCACACTCGAGTTCGTCTACGTCGTGATCAACGGCACGCCCGAGCAAGCCGCCCGCGTCGCCCGTCGGGTGAATCGAGCGCACGGGCCCGTGCGTCGCACCGAGGGCGAGCCGACCTACTCGGCCTTCGATCCCGCACTCCAGCTGTGGGTCGCCGCGACGATCTACGACACGGCGGTCACGGTCACCGAGACCGTGTTCGGTCGGCTCGCCGACAGCGACGCCGACGCCCTCTACCGGGACTACGCCCTGCTCGGCAGTGCGCTGCAGATGCCCGACGACCTGTGGCCCGCCGATCGCGCCGCCTTCGCCGAGTACTGGCACGAGCGTCTCGCCGAGCTCCGGGTGGACGACACCGTGCGGGGTGTCGCCCGCAGCCTCCTCGTCGAGGCGCGACTGCCGCTCGCCCTGCGTCCGCTGCGCCCTCTCCTCAGAATCATGACGACGGGGCTCCTCCCCCCGAGCGTCCGCCCGCTGTTCGGTCTGCGCTGGACGGCACGCGCCGACGCCGTGTTCACCGCGTGGATCCGCGTCATCCGCTTCGTCTATCCGCTCCTGCCGGCGTTCGTGCGTGAAGCTCCGCTTCGGGCGGCGCTTCGACGAGCGGGTTCGGAGAGTCGCGCTTAG
- a CDS encoding Lrp/AsnC family transcriptional regulator → MRDNGEATLDGIDRKIVAELSRDGRLSVRAIAERVHVSRTAAHNRMQSLVARGVITGFGAHVDRAAIGLHVTALVVVRIADVSWERIAADLAKLPFVEKVQAVSGDIDIILTVSAPDHEQLSQAILRNIHDMPGVASTRSHLVLEEITGHAPAQTLDIWS, encoded by the coding sequence ATGAGAGACAACGGTGAAGCGACGCTCGACGGGATCGATCGGAAGATCGTGGCCGAACTCAGTCGCGACGGACGGCTCTCGGTCCGCGCCATCGCCGAACGGGTCCACGTCTCACGCACGGCCGCCCACAACCGTATGCAGAGCCTCGTCGCGCGCGGCGTCATCACGGGATTCGGGGCCCACGTCGATCGCGCCGCCATCGGCCTCCACGTCACGGCGCTCGTCGTCGTGAGGATCGCCGACGTGTCGTGGGAACGCATCGCGGCCGATCTGGCGAAGCTGCCGTTCGTCGAGAAGGTGCAGGCCGTGAGCGGCGACATCGACATCATCCTGACCGTGTCGGCTCCGGACCACGAGCAACTGAGCCAGGCGATCCTGCGGAACATCCACGACATGCCGGGGGTCGCGTCGACGCGATCGCACCTCGTCCTCGAGGAGATCACGGGGCACGCGCCCGCCCAGACCCTCGACATCTGGAGCTGA
- the pdhA gene encoding pyruvate dehydrogenase (acetyl-transferring) E1 component subunit alpha encodes MSLNVESSESRTLPTLTPLRLLDNAGHAIRSEDAGGFALPEPEILRDIYRRMVVARRFDVQVTALTRQGRLATYPSAFGQEACEIGAVAALDATDWLFPTYRDSIALLTRGVAPAEILSQFRGDWHSGYDPRAHRIAPLATPLATQALHAVGLGHAARLRRDPIVALTFLGDGATSEGDAHEAFNFAAVWQAPTVFVVQNNQFAISVPLERQTRAATLADKAVGYGMPGYHVDGNDVAAMYAVTRHAVERARNGGGPTLVEGLTYRIEAHTTTDDPTRYRESRDVEHWKRRDPIERLEKYLVSDGLLGDEERSSIADEAEALAADTRRTMNVEADHDPLELFEHVYATRRVALGEQRAFLADERDRAAR; translated from the coding sequence ATGAGTCTCAACGTCGAGAGCTCCGAGAGCCGCACGCTCCCCACGCTCACCCCCCTCCGCCTGCTCGACAACGCCGGTCACGCGATCCGGAGCGAGGATGCCGGCGGCTTCGCGCTCCCCGAACCGGAGATCCTCCGCGACATCTACCGTCGGATGGTCGTCGCACGCCGGTTCGACGTGCAGGTGACGGCCCTCACTCGGCAGGGGCGACTCGCGACGTACCCGTCCGCGTTCGGCCAGGAGGCCTGCGAGATCGGTGCGGTCGCGGCTCTCGACGCCACCGATTGGCTCTTCCCGACGTATCGCGACTCGATCGCCCTCCTGACGCGCGGAGTCGCTCCGGCTGAGATCCTCTCGCAGTTCCGGGGCGACTGGCACTCGGGCTACGACCCGCGGGCGCACCGCATCGCGCCGCTCGCGACACCGCTCGCCACCCAGGCGCTCCACGCCGTCGGTCTCGGCCACGCCGCGCGCCTCCGCCGTGACCCGATCGTCGCGCTCACCTTCCTCGGAGACGGCGCGACGAGCGAAGGCGACGCGCACGAGGCGTTCAACTTCGCTGCGGTCTGGCAGGCGCCCACGGTTTTCGTCGTACAGAACAACCAGTTCGCGATCAGCGTGCCGCTCGAGCGACAGACGCGCGCCGCGACCCTCGCGGACAAGGCCGTCGGCTATGGGATGCCGGGCTACCACGTCGACGGGAACGACGTCGCCGCGATGTACGCGGTCACCCGCCACGCGGTCGAACGCGCTCGGAACGGCGGCGGCCCGACCCTCGTCGAGGGGCTCACCTACCGCATCGAGGCGCACACGACGACCGACGACCCGACGCGGTACCGGGAGTCGCGCGACGTCGAGCACTGGAAGCGCAGAGACCCCATCGAGCGCCTCGAGAAGTACCTCGTGTCGGACGGGCTCCTGGGCGACGAGGAGCGCTCGAGCATCGCGGACGAAGCCGAGGCGCTCGCGGCCGACACCCGCCGGACGATGAACGTCGAGGCGGACCACGACCCGCTCGAACTCTTCGAGCACGTCTACGCGACGCGTCGTGTCGCACTCGGCGAGCAGCGTGCATTCCTCGCCGACGAGCGGGATCGAGCGGCGCGATGA
- a CDS encoding alpha-ketoacid dehydrogenase subunit beta has protein sequence MTTTSMAGALTTALRDAMAADERVVVYGEDVGPLGGVFRVTDGLQAEFGSDRIWDSPLAESGIVGTAVGMALYGLRPVVEMQFDAFSYPAFEQIVSHVAKMRNRTRGRVGMPLVIRIPCSGDIGGVEHHSDSSEAYWTATPGLTVVTPSNPADAYSMLREAIDSDDPIIFLEPKSRYWMRADVEFPARQTSFDRAHVVREGDDVTLLAYGPTVATALAAADQAAADGLSIEVVDLRSLSPFDDETVGASVRKTSRAAVIHEAAQFGGYGAEVAARVTERNFFHLSAPVLRITGFDVPYPSPKLEEYFLPTAERVLDAIETWQWEAR, from the coding sequence ATGACGACGACCTCGATGGCGGGTGCACTGACGACCGCTCTCCGCGACGCGATGGCAGCCGACGAACGCGTCGTCGTCTACGGCGAGGACGTCGGGCCGCTCGGTGGCGTGTTCCGCGTGACCGATGGACTGCAGGCCGAGTTCGGCTCCGACCGGATCTGGGATTCGCCGCTCGCGGAATCGGGCATCGTCGGCACCGCCGTCGGCATGGCCCTCTACGGTCTGCGCCCCGTCGTCGAGATGCAGTTCGATGCATTCAGCTACCCCGCGTTCGAGCAGATCGTCTCGCACGTCGCCAAGATGCGGAACCGCACCCGCGGCCGGGTCGGCATGCCCCTCGTCATCCGCATCCCGTGCTCGGGAGACATCGGGGGCGTCGAACACCACTCCGACTCCTCCGAGGCGTACTGGACGGCCACGCCCGGGCTGACGGTCGTCACCCCGTCGAACCCCGCCGACGCCTACTCGATGCTGCGCGAAGCGATCGACAGTGACGATCCGATCATCTTCCTCGAGCCGAAGAGCCGCTACTGGATGCGCGCCGACGTCGAGTTCCCCGCACGACAGACCTCCTTCGATCGCGCGCACGTCGTCCGGGAGGGTGACGACGTCACTCTGCTCGCCTACGGCCCGACCGTGGCGACGGCGCTCGCCGCAGCCGACCAGGCCGCGGCCGACGGTCTCTCGATCGAGGTCGTCGACCTCCGCTCGCTCTCGCCCTTCGACGACGAGACGGTCGGCGCCTCCGTGCGGAAGACCTCCCGAGCGGCCGTCATCCACGAGGCGGCGCAGTTCGGCGGCTACGGCGCTGAAGTGGCGGCGCGCGTGACCGAGCGGAACTTCTTCCACCTGTCGGCGCCCGTGCTGCGCATCACGGGATTCGACGTGCCGTATCCGTCGCCGAAGCTCGAGGAGTACTTCCTGCCGACGGCCGAACGCGTGCTCGATGCGATCGAGACGTGGCAGTGGGAGGCGCGATGA
- a CDS encoding dihydrolipoamide acetyltransferase family protein, with translation MSETFLLPDLGEGLTEATVVTWLVEAGDVVTVDQPIVEVESAKSVVQLPCPHAGRVERLGAAIGDVIHEGDVLVEIDAATGETAVAESSPASPDGDASGAVLIGYGTRAKTASARSGRRFGRTTEPVTEAAPRSTGMPLDPDRRSPVVSPLVRRLARENGFEASQLLGSGADNLVMRRDVEAVVSAREATARASDTAPTDDAPTRTSAPGADRREALEPLRRAAADHFARSRREIPEATIWLDVDASPLLAARDEIQAATGERFGLTALLARFAIAGLVRHPVLNASFDSERSEIVHHDHVNLGIAAQTPRGLMVPVVRGAGELSLRDLAHGIDGAVSAARAASAPADAFRGGTFTLNNFGSLGVDGSAAIINHPEVAILGIGRFVERPWVVEGAICVRTVVELSFVFDHRVCDGQVAADFLTFVGRCIERPVALIAEI, from the coding sequence ATGAGTGAGACGTTCCTGCTCCCCGACCTCGGCGAAGGGCTCACCGAGGCGACCGTCGTGACGTGGCTCGTCGAGGCCGGCGACGTCGTCACGGTCGATCAGCCGATCGTCGAGGTCGAGTCGGCCAAATCCGTCGTGCAGCTCCCGTGCCCGCACGCGGGTCGCGTCGAGCGCCTCGGCGCCGCCATCGGTGACGTCATCCACGAGGGCGATGTGCTCGTCGAGATCGATGCGGCGACCGGAGAGACGGCTGTCGCCGAGTCATCCCCCGCCTCACCGGACGGCGACGCGTCGGGCGCCGTCCTCATCGGCTACGGAACGCGGGCGAAGACGGCATCGGCGCGATCGGGCCGCCGATTCGGACGAACGACGGAGCCCGTCACCGAAGCGGCGCCTCGGTCTACCGGCATGCCGCTCGACCCCGACCGTCGCTCCCCCGTCGTCTCTCCGCTCGTCCGTCGCCTCGCTCGCGAGAACGGCTTCGAGGCGTCGCAGCTCCTCGGTTCCGGCGCCGACAACCTCGTGATGCGTCGCGACGTCGAGGCCGTCGTCTCCGCACGCGAGGCGACCGCGCGCGCCTCGGACACCGCACCGACGGATGACGCCCCGACACGTACTTCTGCGCCCGGTGCCGACCGCCGCGAGGCGCTCGAACCGCTTCGTCGAGCAGCAGCGGACCATTTCGCACGCTCGCGCCGCGAGATACCCGAGGCGACGATCTGGCTCGATGTCGATGCGTCACCGCTCCTCGCCGCACGAGACGAGATCCAGGCGGCGACGGGAGAACGGTTCGGCCTGACGGCGCTGCTCGCCCGTTTCGCGATCGCGGGCCTCGTGAGGCACCCCGTGCTCAACGCGTCGTTCGACAGCGAGAGGTCCGAGATCGTTCACCACGATCACGTGAACCTCGGCATCGCGGCTCAGACGCCCCGGGGGCTCATGGTGCCCGTCGTGCGTGGGGCCGGCGAGCTCTCGCTCCGCGATCTCGCGCACGGCATCGACGGAGCAGTGAGTGCCGCGCGCGCCGCATCGGCGCCGGCGGACGCCTTCCGCGGCGGCACGTTCACGCTCAACAACTTCGGTTCCCTCGGCGTCGACGGTTCGGCGGCGATCATCAATCACCCCGAGGTCGCGATACTCGGTATCGGCCGCTTCGTCGAGAGGCCCTGGGTCGTCGAGGGAGCGATCTGCGTCCGCACGGTCGTCGAGCTGTCGTTCGTCTTCGACCACCGCGTGTGCGATGGTCAGGTCGCCGCCGACTTCCTCACGTTCGTCGGCCGATGCATCGAGCGCCCCGTCGCGCTAATCGCCGAGATCTGA